A portion of the Lolium rigidum isolate FL_2022 chromosome 1, APGP_CSIRO_Lrig_0.1, whole genome shotgun sequence genome contains these proteins:
- the LOC124683938 gene encoding pentatricopeptide repeat-containing protein At3g24000, mitochondrial-like encodes MRPLLAFVAARLAAVRADPCGVPLPVFNSLLSAVASADPSHSHLPLHFFRCLLLPRRRPDAFTLSSLASSFLQLVSSRSHAAASLHAFSLRLGLLHADPVLTNSILLLYLRLSDSISTALHLFDDMPVRTASTYNTLISYSPADADIWPFVRHMVADGLTPDRFTLSALLSSRMSDHHSRELHCFAIKAGMCSDIDFHVSSGIVSMYCRVRQPRLARRVFDRMQRRNVVSWTAMVGGYAENGMFEDAVNAFQSMWFIDAVLPNRIALISVLSVCNGLMGLTQGKKVHGFALRKGLYGEMSLNNALIDMYAKGGALRYARRVFDDNTWRKDIISWGSMLLGYGLHGMGAQAVALFHHMHAYGVKPDSIIVLGVLSACCRAGLVLKGLQIYNSLLKDHKVQPTEEMSACVVDLLGRSGLVDQALDFIKSMSVEPGPGVWGALLDASVIHINKEAQDLACKSLLRMEQGSPSNLVLVSNLYANSGRWNIVEQVRAKIKHGTLKKTPGRSWVKPAT; translated from the coding sequence ATGCGGCCACTCCTGGCGTTTGTGGCAGCTCGCCTCGCCGCCGTCCGCGCGGACCCCTGCGGCGTCCCGCTCCCCGTTTTCAACTCCCTGCTCTCCGCCGTCGCCTCAGCTGACCCCTCCCACTCCCATCTCCCGCTCCACTTCTTCCGgtgcctcctccttcctcgccgccgcccggaCGCCTTCACACTATCCTCCCTCGCCTCCTCCTTCCTACAACTCGTCTCGTCCCGCTCCCACGCCGCCGCTTCTCTCCACGCCTTCTCCCTCCGCCTCGGTCTCCTACACGCCGACCCCGTCCTTACCAACTCCATCCTCCTTCTCTATCTCCGCTTGTCCGACAGCATCAGCACCGCGCTCCACCTGTTCGACGATATGCCCGTCCGCACCGCATCCACTTACAATACACTTATCTCCTACTCCCCAGCAGACGCTGATATCTGGCCCTTTGTGCGTCACATGGTCGCAGACGGGCTCACCCCGGACAGGTTCACGCTCTCGGCACTTCTCTCTTCACGCATGTCCGACCACCACAGCAGGGAACTGCATTGCTTCGCTATCAAGGCTGGGATGTGCAGTGATATTGATTTCCATGTTAGCAGTGGGATCGTCTCCATGTACTGCAGGGTTCGCCAACCACGCCTTGCACGGCGGGTTTTCGACAGGATGCAGCGGAGAAATGTTGTTTCCTGGACAGCAATGGTGGGAGGGTATGCAGAGAATGGAATGTTTGAGGATGCAGTGAATGCTTTCCAATCAATGTGGTTCATCGATGCTGTTTTGCCAAATAGGATTGCCTTGATTAGTGTACTCTCTGTTTGTAACGGCCTCATGGGCTTGACACAGGGTAAGAAAGTGCATGGTTTCGCACTGAGGAAGGGGCTATATGGGGAGATGTCTCTCAACAATGCTCTCATTGACATGTATGCAAAGGGCGGAGCCTTGCGCTATGCAAGGCGTGTCTTCGACGATAATACTTGGCGCAAAGATATCATCTCATGGGGTTCAATGCTATTGGGTTACGGCCTTCATGGTATGGGCGCACAAGCAGTTGCGCTGTTTCATCATATGCATGCTTATGGGGTTAAGCCAGATAGCATAATTGTTCTGGGCGTGCTTTCAGCATGCTGCAGGGCGGGCTTGGTGTTGAAGGGACTCCAGATATACAACTCCCTGCTGAAGGATCACAAAGTTCAACCAACCGAAGAGATGTCTGCCTGTGTAGTTGATTTACTGGGACGTTCTGGGCTGGTTGACCAGGCCTTGGACTTTATCAAGTCAATGAGCGTAGAACCAGGACCTGGTGTTTGGGGAGCACTTCTGGATGCCTCTGTTATTCACATTAACAAAGAAGCTCAAGATttggcttgcaaatctcttcttagAATGGAACAAGGAAGTCCATCAAATCTTGTCTTAGTGTCTAACCTATATGCCAATTCTGGTAGGTGGAATATTGTTGAACAAGTGAGGGCCAAGATTAAACATGGCACATTAAAGAAAACACCTGGGCGTAGTTGGGTAAAGCCAGCAACATAG